One stretch of Gambusia affinis linkage group LG05, SWU_Gaff_1.0, whole genome shotgun sequence DNA includes these proteins:
- the LOC122831666 gene encoding mucin-5AC isoform X3 produces the protein MQSASQVGHRANSVSSSSIMASVVFKKDAGIVCLLLSGFLLPSVFVSGQTTDMSTTSSPAAMTTASTMNTTTSAANPSMTMSTTTSNTNQAASMTNSISTASPTQSTMSTTYGGNMTEENKNTTSNSSMEMINCPSFTCYHSGCYSKYISQNESHCSTGESCQLLKSVDMWYNVSCSASCVEDCNNPSQSNCSVNCCNSTGCIKDIFVPMMMTTTVAATTTTNAPPTTRTTSTTADKGNKCHKGSCTGENCYKNFKELETCSSTDPHCQLKKETSNSGVVWTAGCTNCTGYAACTGTTNPPCNLECCTATTTSCLILNGTMNVPSFATRGPYVHIELIASLVCLFAITLLL, from the exons ATGCAGAGTGCATCACAG gtTGGGCACAGAGCTAACTCCGTTTCATCCAGTAGCATAATGGCTTCAGTCGTTTTTAAAAAGGACGCAG GTATTGTATGCCTCCTCCTATCAGGATTTCTGCTGCCTTCAGTATTTGTGTCTGGGCAAACCACagacatgagcacaacttcctccCCAGCAGCAATGACGACTGCCTCCACCATGAATACCACCACCTCTGCAGCAAACCCTTCCATGACCATGTCAACAACAACCTCAAATACCAACCAGGCTGCTAGTATGACTAATAGCATTTCAACAGCTTCCCCTACTCAGAGCACCATGTCCACCACTTATGGAG GTAATATgactgaggaaaataaaaacaccacatcAAATTCTTCAATGGAAATG ATAAATTGCCCTTCCTTTACCTGCTATCACTCTGGTTGCTACTCAAAGTACATCAGTCAGAATGAATCTCATTGTTCTACTGGAGAATCATGTCAG CTGTTGAAATCAGTGGACATGTGGTACAATGTGAGCTGCAGTGCCTCTTGTGTGGAAGATTGCAACAACCCCTCTCAGTCCAACTGTTCTGTGAACTGCTGTAATTCCACTGGATgcattaaagacatttttgtacCCATGATGATGACAACCACAG TAGCTGCAACCACGACAACAAACGCTCCGCCAACAACAAGAACAACCTCAACAACAGCAGACAAA ggaaACAAATGTCACAAGGGCAGCTGTACTGGTgaaaactgttataaaaattTCAAGGAACTTGAAACCTGTTCTTCTACAGACCCACACTGTCAG ttaaaaaaagagaccTCTAACTCCGGCGTTGTTTGGACAGCAGGATGCACCAATTGCACTGGATATGCTGCCTGTACTGGGACCACAAACCCCCCGTGTAACCTGGAGTGCTGCACTGCCACCACAACCTCCTGCCTGATTTTGAACGGCACAATGAATGTCCCGTCTTTCGCCACAAGAGGTCCCTATGTTCATATTGAGTTGATTGCTTCCTTGGTTTGCCTGTTTGCAATCACTCTGCTTCTGTGA
- the LOC122831666 gene encoding putative protein TPRXL isoform X1: MQSASQVGHRANSVSSSSIMASVVFKKDAGIVCLLLSGFLLPSVFVSGQTTDMSTTSSPAAMTTASTMNTTTSAANPSMTMSTTTSNTNQAASMTNSISTASPTQSTMSTTYGGTVMSTAIQSLTTSSDSVSQNTHSASSTSGGSSSSSTHSPSTTSEGPSSHSTHSASSTSGGSSSSSTDSNSATSEGNMTEENKNTTSNSSMEMINCPSFTCYHSGCYSKYISQNESHCSTGESCQLLKSVDMWYNVSCSASCVEDCNNPSQSNCSVNCCNSTGCIKDIFVPMMMTTTVAATTTTNAPPTTRTTSTTADKGNKCHKGSCTGENCYKNFKELETCSSTDPHCQLKKETSNSGVVWTAGCTNCTGYAACTGTTNPPCNLECCTATTTSCLILNGTMNVPSFATRGPYVHIELIASLVCLFAITLLL; this comes from the exons ATGCAGAGTGCATCACAG gtTGGGCACAGAGCTAACTCCGTTTCATCCAGTAGCATAATGGCTTCAGTCGTTTTTAAAAAGGACGCAG GTATTGTATGCCTCCTCCTATCAGGATTTCTGCTGCCTTCAGTATTTGTGTCTGGGCAAACCACagacatgagcacaacttcctccCCAGCAGCAATGACGACTGCCTCCACCATGAATACCACCACCTCTGCAGCAAACCCTTCCATGACCATGTCAACAACAACCTCAAATACCAACCAGGCTGCTAGTATGACTAATAGCATTTCAACAGCTTCCCCTACTCAGAGCACCATGTCCACCACTTATGGAGGTACTGTAATGTCTACTGCCATCCAGTCTCTCACAACCAGCTCAGATTCAGTATCCCAAAACACCCACTCTGCCTCAAGCACCTCCGGAGGTTCCTCATCATCCAGCACCCACTCTCCTTCAACCACCTCTGAAGGTCCATCATCACATAGTACCCACTCTGCCTCAAGCACCTCCGGAGGTTCCTCATCATCCAGCACCGATTCAAATTCAGCCACCTCAGAAG GTAATATgactgaggaaaataaaaacaccacatcAAATTCTTCAATGGAAATG ATAAATTGCCCTTCCTTTACCTGCTATCACTCTGGTTGCTACTCAAAGTACATCAGTCAGAATGAATCTCATTGTTCTACTGGAGAATCATGTCAG CTGTTGAAATCAGTGGACATGTGGTACAATGTGAGCTGCAGTGCCTCTTGTGTGGAAGATTGCAACAACCCCTCTCAGTCCAACTGTTCTGTGAACTGCTGTAATTCCACTGGATgcattaaagacatttttgtacCCATGATGATGACAACCACAG TAGCTGCAACCACGACAACAAACGCTCCGCCAACAACAAGAACAACCTCAACAACAGCAGACAAA ggaaACAAATGTCACAAGGGCAGCTGTACTGGTgaaaactgttataaaaattTCAAGGAACTTGAAACCTGTTCTTCTACAGACCCACACTGTCAG ttaaaaaaagagaccTCTAACTCCGGCGTTGTTTGGACAGCAGGATGCACCAATTGCACTGGATATGCTGCCTGTACTGGGACCACAAACCCCCCGTGTAACCTGGAGTGCTGCACTGCCACCACAACCTCCTGCCTGATTTTGAACGGCACAATGAATGTCCCGTCTTTCGCCACAAGAGGTCCCTATGTTCATATTGAGTTGATTGCTTCCTTGGTTTGCCTGTTTGCAATCACTCTGCTTCTGTGA
- the LOC122831666 gene encoding putative protein TPRXL isoform X2, which yields MQSASQVGHRANSVSSSSIMASVVFKKDAGIVCLLLSGFLLPSVFVSGQTTDMSTTSSPAAMTTASTMNTTTSAANPSMTMSTTTSNTNQAASMTNSISTASPTQSTMSTTYGGTVMSTAIQSLTTSSDSVSQNTHSASSTSGGSSSSSTHSPSTTSEGPSSHSTHSASSTSGGSSSSSTDSNSATSEGNMTEENKNTTSNSSMEMINCPSFTCYHSGCYSKYISQNESHCSTGESCQLLKSVDMWYNVSCSASCVEDCNNPSQSNCSVNCCNSTGCIKDIFVPMMMTTTVAATTTTNAPPTTRTTSTTADKGNKCHKGSCTGENCYKNFKELETCSSTDPHCQDAPIALDMLPVLGPQTPRVTWSAALPPQPPA from the exons ATGCAGAGTGCATCACAG gtTGGGCACAGAGCTAACTCCGTTTCATCCAGTAGCATAATGGCTTCAGTCGTTTTTAAAAAGGACGCAG GTATTGTATGCCTCCTCCTATCAGGATTTCTGCTGCCTTCAGTATTTGTGTCTGGGCAAACCACagacatgagcacaacttcctccCCAGCAGCAATGACGACTGCCTCCACCATGAATACCACCACCTCTGCAGCAAACCCTTCCATGACCATGTCAACAACAACCTCAAATACCAACCAGGCTGCTAGTATGACTAATAGCATTTCAACAGCTTCCCCTACTCAGAGCACCATGTCCACCACTTATGGAGGTACTGTAATGTCTACTGCCATCCAGTCTCTCACAACCAGCTCAGATTCAGTATCCCAAAACACCCACTCTGCCTCAAGCACCTCCGGAGGTTCCTCATCATCCAGCACCCACTCTCCTTCAACCACCTCTGAAGGTCCATCATCACATAGTACCCACTCTGCCTCAAGCACCTCCGGAGGTTCCTCATCATCCAGCACCGATTCAAATTCAGCCACCTCAGAAG GTAATATgactgaggaaaataaaaacaccacatcAAATTCTTCAATGGAAATG ATAAATTGCCCTTCCTTTACCTGCTATCACTCTGGTTGCTACTCAAAGTACATCAGTCAGAATGAATCTCATTGTTCTACTGGAGAATCATGTCAG CTGTTGAAATCAGTGGACATGTGGTACAATGTGAGCTGCAGTGCCTCTTGTGTGGAAGATTGCAACAACCCCTCTCAGTCCAACTGTTCTGTGAACTGCTGTAATTCCACTGGATgcattaaagacatttttgtacCCATGATGATGACAACCACAG TAGCTGCAACCACGACAACAAACGCTCCGCCAACAACAAGAACAACCTCAACAACAGCAGACAAA ggaaACAAATGTCACAAGGGCAGCTGTACTGGTgaaaactgttataaaaattTCAAGGAACTTGAAACCTGTTCTTCTACAGACCCACACTGTCAG GATGCACCAATTGCACTGGATATGCTGCCTGTACTGGGACCACAAACCCCCCGTGTAACCTGGAGTGCTGCACTGCCACCACAACCTCCTGCCTGA
- the LOC122831668 gene encoding CAP-Gly domain-containing linker protein 4 has product MRAYILQTFITWTYKGILCTCRFLWICPYNAIKFLPRETYITKEKSRQVTRHVAYESKVTAAIPGSPDRVNALHKRVTKIEREILSIKTRVACERASWEKRFSELQRQQEELRNQVFSEAEILLKVGTSEKQRDNGDDLDEQSSGFCQHRRSKVSSRSGSHSYSLSGSQGSLSTPQSSRSSSSLSSASSVRSWKTSHGPHRVFVPHSPMDLQLGHRVRIMLPSGRISTGTVRFLGNLQGEPELYLGVELQSHDESLCDGSHNGHTYFECKPGHGAFVPFHKLLMAWE; this is encoded by the exons atgagAGCATACATCCTACAGACATTCATTACATGGACATACAAGGGGATACTCTGCACATGCCGGTTTCTGTGG ATCTGTCCATACAATGCAATCAAATTCCTACCAAGGGAAACATACATCACAAAGGAGAAAAGCAGACAGGTGACACGACATGTGG CTTATGAAAGCAAGGTGACTGCAGCCATTCCAGGAAGCCCTGACCGCGTTAACGCACTCCACAAACGAGTGACCAAAATCGAGAGAGAGATCCTGTCAATCAAGACCAGGGTCGCCTGTGAGAGAGCATCATGGGAAAAGAGATTTTCAGAGCTGCAAAGGCAACAGGAGGAACTGCGTAATCAG GTTTTCTCTGAGGCTGAGATACTGCTGAAGGTGGGAACTAGTGAGAAGCAGAGAGACAATGGAGATGATTTGGATGAGCAGTCAA GTGGTTTCTGCCAACACAGAAGATCCAAAGTGTCATCAAGAAGTGGCAGCCATTCATACAGCTTATCAGGGAGCCAGGGATCCTTGTCAACCCCACAGAGCTCAAGATCGTCTTCTTCTTTATCTTCAGCCTCAAG tgTGCGATCCTGGAAAACGTCTCACGGCCCACATCGGGTTTTTGTCCCCCACTCACCCATGGACTTGCAACTTGGCCATCGGGTTAGGATCATGCTGCCATCTGGCAGGATCAGCACAGGAACAGTTCGTTTCTTGGGAAACCTGCAGGGGGAGCCAGAGCTCTACCTTGGTGTGGAGCTGCAGAGCCATGATGAATCACTGTGTGACGGCAGTCATAATGGACATACCTACTTTGAATG CAAACCAGGACATGGTGCCTTTGTGCCATTCCACAAGTTGTTGATGGCCTGGGAATAA
- the LOC122831669 gene encoding endoribonuclease ZC3H12A gives MDPVLPSDTFDSDLLETESEELRLKVDFFRKLGYSTAEVKAALRKLGLSTDTNAMLEELVRNRTTNTSPCFSDSDERSADLKDLLLPPSWVVGTCRIMPQHGEQKSADLELRPIVIDGSNVAMSHGNKEVFSCRGIKLAVDFFLDRGHNNITVFVPSWRKELPRADAPITDQHILLELEKRKIVAFTPSRWVGGKRVVCYDDRFIVKLAHDLDGIIVSNDTYRDLQGEKLEWKKCIEERLLMYSFVNDKFMPPDDPLGRHGPNLDNFLRKKPLPVEQKKLPCPYDKKCTYGIKCKYYHPERANHSYLSLADELREKAQISFVKEEKKARSPVNHPQSEPEPSHPRHTHLPWDQQVSSVPGHISENKLMLWENFRKSPNQMLSSANGGKCQEEYPASHYIPNHYPNMSREYFDSGFDSTESYYSDFPPSLSSTHRLGSQHQSTLPGLQRSPVHMENCNTSHCGKCCSYPHQQHHSNIDCCSQPIYDTYNPNMFPHSVHQQRSLPAHFHSTATTQLHQNYWSDPFQGVPPARSSCPAPSLVYPSRCHSSCCSYENHQYQTWGQQQQPPLPPAPAAFKQKRSEMRKKLHAIFNPNQVDRVMEMFPHLIDAEVLAAEILNMKAQGMIF, from the exons ATGGACCCGGTACTTCCCAGTGATACTTTTGACTCAGATCTGCTGGAGACAGAAAGTGAGGAACTCCGGCTTAAAGTGGACTTCTTCAGAAAACTGGGGTACTCCACAGCAGAGGTGAAAGCCGCTCTGAGAAAGCTGGGCCTAAGCACAGACACCAACGCAATGCTCGAGGAGCTTGTGAGAAACAGAACCACCAACACATCACCCTGTTTTTCCGACAGCGATGAGAGGAGCGCAGATCTGAaagacctgctgctgcctccCAGTTGGGTCGTTGGAACCTGCAGAATCATGCCACAACACGGGGAGCAAAAAAGTGCAGATTTAGAGCTGAGACCTATTGTTATTGACGGCAGCAATGTTGCTATGAG TCACGGCAACAAGGAAGTTTTTTCATGCAGGGGCATAAAGTTGGCAGTGGATTTCTTCCTGGACAGAGGTCATAATAACATCACAGTGTTTGTTCCCTCTTGGCGCAAAGAATTGCCCCGAGCTGATGCCCCTATAACAG ATCAACATATTCTGTTGGAGCTTGAAAAACGAAAAATAGTGGCCTTCACCCCTTCCCGGTGGGTTGGTGGCAAGAGAGTGGTTTGTTATGATGACCGCTTCATTGTCAAACTGGCGCATGATTTAGATGGCATAATTGTGTCCAACGACACCTACCGTGATCTTCAAGGAGAAAAACTTGAGTGGAAGAAATGCATTGAGGAGAGGCTCCTTATGTACTCATTTGTGAATGACAA GTTCATGCCTCCAGATGATCCTTTAGGTCGACATGGACCTAACCTCGACAACTTTCTCCGGAAAAAGCCCCTGCCTGTTGAGCAGAAAAAACTGCCCTGTCCATATG ATAAAAAGTGCACTTATGGCATTAAGTGCAAGTACTACCATCCTGAGCGGGCAAACCACTCCTATCTGTCCTTGGCTGATGAACTGAGAGAGAAAGCCcaaatttcttttgtaaaagaggaaaaaaaggcaagATCACCTGTCAACCATCCTCAATCTGAACCTGAGCCTTCTCATCCTCGTCACACACATCTCCCTTGGGATCAGCAAGTTTCCTCAGTTCCTGGTCACATTAGTGAAAACAAACTAATGCTCTGGGAAAACTTCAGAAAAAGCCCCAACCAAATGCTGTCTTCAGCAAATGGAGGAAAGTGTCAAGAAGAATATCCTGCATCACACTACATACCGAATCACTATCCCAATATGTCTCGGGAATATTTTGATTCCGGTTTTGATTCGACTGAGAGCTACTACTCCGACTTTCCACCATCCCTCAGCAGCACCCACAGACTTGGTTCTCAGCATCAAAGCACCCTCCCCGGGCTCCAACGTTCCCCAGTTCACATGGAGAACTGTAATACCAGTCATTGTGGCAAATGCTGTTCCTATCCTCATCAGCAGCATCACAGCAACATCGACTGCTGCAGTCAACCCATCTATGACACCTACAATCCAAATATGTTCCCACACAGTGTACATCAGCAACGGAGCCTGCCTGCCCATTTCCATAGCACTGCAACCACCCAACTCCATCAGAATTACTGGTCAGATCCCTTTCAGGGTGTGCCGCCAGCCAGATCCTCATGCCCCGCCCCCTCCTTGGTCTATCCTTCACGCTGCCACAGCTCCTGTTGCTCCTATGAGAATCACCAATACCAAACCTGGGGCCAGCAGCAACAACCGCCGCTGCCTCCGGCTCCTGCTGCATTCAAGCAAAAAAGGTCAGAAATGCGCAAGAAACTGCATGCCATCTTCAACCCAAACCAAGTGGATAGGGTCATGGAGATGTTCCCACACCTGATAGATGCTGAAGTTTTGGCTGCAGAGATACTGAACATGAAAGCTCAGGGGATGATATTCTGA